In the Syntrophus aciditrophicus SB genome, GGAAAAAGATGGATGGATTGAAAGAAAACCGGATTCAAAAGATCGCCGGTCTTTGCGCGTTTATCTGACATCTTACGGAAGGCATCACAAAGAATCGATTTTAAAACTTTTTGAAGAAACCAATCACAAGTTTTTAAATCGTTTTACTCAAGATGAGTGGGTTCAGATGCAGAATTTGCTTAACCGATTAGAACAACCAATGGCAAATACCTGATTTCCTCCGATTTGATATCGTTATTAACATGAAGCAGATAACATTCTGAGTCTTGAGCAGTAGCAGGTGCAAGGTCTAATGCAGTTTTATGACGCTGCCTTTACTTTGAGCATGTCGTTTTTTGCGATGTCTTTTTGTGTGGGGAAGCATAGGTCCGACCGGACTTCTCTGTAACCAGGAACTGTTCAATCGATGCGGAAAACTTTTGGAGGTGCCGGATGATCAGATCATTGAGTGACAT is a window encoding:
- a CDS encoding MarR family winged helix-turn-helix transcriptional regulator, producing MPFNDCICFQLGKTVRQITKAYRKELNSYNLTHGQFFMIIAVMDEEGLLPSELADKTAQDRATTTGLLDRLEKDGWIERKPDSKDRRSLRVYLTSYGRHHKESILKLFEETNHKFLNRFTQDEWVQMQNLLNRLEQPMANT